The sequence GCTGACCGGGGGGTGGCAGGTCGAGGTCCGGCTGCCGCTACGGTCAGAGCCGGCAACGGAGGTGATCGCGGCATGACGGTCCGGGTAGTGATCGTGGACGACCAGGCGCTGGTCCGCGCCGGGTTCCGGATGGTGCTGGACTCCCAGCCCGACCTGGAGGTCGTCGGGGAGGCGATCGACGGCGCGGACGCCCTGCGGGTGCTCGCCCGCACCGAGGCCGACGTGGTCGTGATGGACATTCGGATGCCCACCATGGACGGGGTGGAGGCGACCCGTCGGCTCTGCGCCGAGCGGCCCGCCGGCGGCCCCCGGGTGCTGGTGCTGACCACCTTCGACACCGAGGCGGACGCGTTCGCGGCGCTGCAGGCCGGGGCGAGTGGCTTCCTGCTCAAGAACGTCCCGCCGGAGGAGCTGCTGGCCGCGATCCGGGTGGTGGCCCAGGGTGACTCGGTGGTGGCGCCGTCGATCACCCGGCGCCTGCTGGACCGGTTCGCCGGGCAGCTCGGTGCCGCGCCGAGCGCCGACCCTCGACTCGCGCAGCTCACCGACCGGGAACG comes from Micromonospora vinacea and encodes:
- a CDS encoding response regulator, with amino-acid sequence MTVRVVIVDDQALVRAGFRMVLDSQPDLEVVGEAIDGADALRVLARTEADVVVMDIRMPTMDGVEATRRLCAERPAGGPRVLVLTTFDTEADAFAALQAGASGFLLKNVPPEELLAAIRVVAQGDSVVAPSITRRLLDRFAGQLGAAPSADPRLAQLTDREREVLLLVAQGLSNAEIAARVHVAEATVKTHVGRILAKLQLRDRVQAVVLAYESGLVTPGG